The following coding sequences lie in one Rutidosis leptorrhynchoides isolate AG116_Rl617_1_P2 chromosome 6, CSIRO_AGI_Rlap_v1, whole genome shotgun sequence genomic window:
- the LOC139854750 gene encoding uncharacterized mitochondrial protein AtMg00810-like encodes MAYLLLYVDDIVLVTSNDQLRHRLMTMFSHEFAMKDLGPLHSFLGISVTRSSEGLFLDQHAYTKDIIMHAGLSNSNSVTTPVDTCGKTSSKTGKPYLNPTQYRSLAGALQYLTFTRPDISYAVQQVCLHMHDPKDIHMFSLKRIVRYLIGTPTLGLHIQKSKMPSLVVFTDANWGGCPDTRRSTSSYCVYYGDNLISWSSKRQATLSRSSAEAEYWGVANVGAESCWLRNLLLELKCPTTKATLVFCDNISAIYLAGNPVQHQHKKHIELEIHFVREKVTKGQVRILHVPTRY; translated from the coding sequence ATGGCTTATCTCCTActctatgttgatgacattgttctCGTTACTTCAAATGATCAGTTACGACACCGACTTATGACTATGTTTTCTCATGAATTTGCAATGAAAGATTTGGGACCATTACACTCTTTTTTGGGTATTTCGGTTACACGCTCGTCCGAGGGTCTTTTTCTTGATCAACACGCCTATACTAAAGATATCATCATGCATGCTGGATTATCTAATAGTAACTCTGTCACCACTCCTGTAGACACATGTGGCAAGACAAGCTCCAAAACAGGAAAACCATATCTTAATCCCACGCAATATCGTAGCTTAGCAGGTGCCTTACAGTATTTGACATTTACCCGTCCAGATATCTCATACGCGGTTCAACAAGTATGTTTACATATGCATGACCCGAAAGACATCCACATGTTCTCACTCAAACGCATTGTGCGTTACTTGATCGGTACGCCTACTCTTGGTTTACACATACAAAAATCCAAGATGCCTTCCCTGGTTGTATTTACTGACGCGAATTGGGGTGGATGCCCTGACACTCGACGTTCCACCTCAAGTTATTGTGTTTATTATGGTGATAATCTTATTTCTTGGTCCTCCAAACGCCAAGCTACTTTGTCTCGATCAAGTGCGGAAGCTGAATATTGGGGCGTAGCCAACGTCGGCGCCGAATCTTGCTGGCTCCGCAATCTTCTACTCGAATTAAAATGTCCCACTACAAAAGCTACATTGGTTTTTTGCGACAATATTAGTGCCATTTATCTTGCCGGGAACCCCGTTCAACATCAACACAAGAAACACATCGAACTTGAGATACACTTTGTTCGTGAAAAGGTTACCAAAGGTCAAGTTCGCATCCTTCACGTTCCTACTCGATATTAA